The Cervus elaphus chromosome 12, mCerEla1.1, whole genome shotgun sequence DNA window CTTCTAGAAGtgagctggaggaggggagacCAGAGGCTGAGACCAGTCAGGAACCTGTACTTGCGAAGTGAGGGGGAAGGAGGATATCTTAGTAATTGGcctaaacaaaaccaaacaaaaggcAGGAGGAAGTTTGTTGGGAGGAATCTGGAATATTTCACAGACTCCAGTGAGCAACACAGCTGAGGACAGACAGGACACAGGGCACTTGGACCTTGGCGGATGAGATGTGGAACCCTGTCAACAACCGTGGTTCCCAGCTCGTTATACCAGCGCTCCCTGCTTGTCACAGTTATTCTTAATACTTcacatgtttaatattttaaactaaaaagtAGTTTACTATTCTAAAGCTAAATTTATAGATAATAACTATATGTGATTTTAAGATATCTATATGGACATGCTCCTAATGAcgtaaaatggaaatataaaaaaataattttaatgcaaAATCATATGTGTTTAAAGATGTAAGTGTTCATGACACAAGAACACCCACCAGGAAGTCAGACACTTGCACTTGAATCCAGTCACTATGAATGTGACGTGTAGTGGGGCATTGTTTCACATTCCTTGGGCAGTTGTAGGGAGGTGATTTTTCTGAGACAAGAAGCAGTTCTTGGTATTTTACCAAGCTAAACAAAGTACAATCTTAGCTTGATTTATATGGTAGTTGCATCCTTCAAAAACTCAATGCATGGTAAAACCATGTATAAAAAACCAGGTTCTGATCATTTAAACATGCTTTCCATGTACATGAATGTCTATAGAATATGTGAAAGCAGAATGCAGTAAAATTCTTCATGCCAcacagtgccaggcactgcaGAAAACAGAGCTACAAGCCCGCCCCGCCCATGATAAGCCAGTAGCACTCCCAGTTTTGGTGGTAATTCAGAATACCCTCACAAATTTTCAAGGTCCCTCCAATGACAACCATTACTATAGTGGTCTCTGCAAGGAACTCTGTTTCTCCAAGGATAAAATGGAATTAGTAATGGCTATCCACTCTCCCTCAGAGGAGTTCTGTGAGAGTTGGGACCATGCCAGTGCTTTGAAAACCTGAGGTCAGAAAGGTGAGGTTGAGATGCCCTTCGTGTAGGAAAAGGACTTGCATTTAATGTCTGAACTATTTCCCTCCATAGCCCCTGATGAGATTCCTTGCAACCCAACCCCCGAGAGCTACCTTATCCGGCTGCCCCATGACTGTTTCCAGAATGCCACCAACTCCTTCTACTATGACGTGGGTCGTTGCCCTGTCAAGACCTGTGCAGGGCAGCAGGATAATGGGATCAGGTGCCGAGATGCTGTGGAGCACTGCTGTGGGATCTCCAAAACAGAGGAGAGGGACATCCAGTGCAGCGGGTACACGCTGCCCACCAAGGTGGCCACCGAGTGCAGCTGCCAGCGATGTACGGAGACTCGGAGAATCGTGCGGGGCCGAGTCAGCGCAGCCGACAACGGGGAACCCCTGCGCTTCGGCCACGTGTACATGGGGAACACTCGTGTGAGCATGACTGGCTACAAGGGCACGTTCACTCTCCACGTCCCTCAGGACACAGAGAGGCTGGTGCTCACATTTGTGGACAGGATGCAGAAGTTCGTCAACACCACCAAAGTGCTGCCGTTCAATAAGAAGGGGAGTGCTGTGTTCCATGAGATCAAGATGCTTCGGCGGAAAGAGCCCATCACCTTGGAGGCCATGGAGACCAACATTATCCCCTTGGGGGACATGGCTGGTGAAGACCCTATGGCTGAGCTGGAGATCCCATCCAAGAGCTTCTACCGGCAGAACGGGGAGCCCTACCTGGGAAAAGTAAAGGCCAGTGTGACCTTCCTGGATCCCCGGAATATTTCCACAGCTACTGCTGCCCAGAGTGACCTGAACTTCATCAATGATGAAGGAGACACTTTCCCTCTTCGGACATATGGCATGTTCTCTGTGGACTTCAGGGATGAAGCCACCTCAGAGTCCCTTAATGTTGGCAAGGTGAAGGTTCATCTTGACTCAACCCAGGTCAAGATGCCAGAGCATGTGTCCATGATGAAACTCTGGTCGCTCAACCCAGACACAGGGCTGTGGGAGGAGGAAGGTGACTTCAAACCTGAAAGCCAAAGGCGGAACAGAAGGGAAGACAGGACCTTCCTGGTGGGCAACATGGAGATCCGTGAGAGGCGGCTTTTTAACCTGGATGTCCCGGAAAGCAGGAGGTGCTTCATCAAGGTGAGGGCCTACCGGAGTGAGAGGTTCTTGCCCAGTGAGCAGATCCAGGGGGTCGTGGTCTCTGTGATCAACCTGGAGCCCAGGACTGGCTTCTCCTCCAACCCCAGGGCCTGGGGCCGCTTTGACAGTGTCCTCACGGGTCCCAATggggcctgcctgcctgccttctgtGACGACCAGTCCCCCGATGCTTACTCTGCCTACGTCTTGGCCAGCCTGGCTGGGGAAGAACTGGAAGCAGTGGAGTCTTCTCCCAAATTCAACCCAAATGCAATCGGTGTCCCTCAGCCCTACCTCAACAAGCTTAAGTACCGCCGGACAGACCACGAGGACCCACGGGTCAAGAAGACGGCTTTCCAGATCAGCATGGCCAAGCCAAGGCCCAACTCAGCTGAGGAGGGCAATGGGCCCATCTATGCATTTGAGAACCTCCAGGCATGCGAGGACGCACCACCCAGTGCGGCCCATTTCCGGTTCTACCAGATCGAGGGGGATCGGTACGACTATAACACAGTCCCTTTCAACGATGACGACCCCATGAGCTGGACTGAAGACTACTTGGCCTGGTGGCCCAAGCCAATGGAGTTCAGGGCTTGCTACATCAAGGTGAGGATTGTGGGGCTGCCGGAGATAAATGTGCGGTCCCGTAACATGGGGGGCACCCACCGGCGGACGGTGGGGAAGCTGTATGGAATCCGGGATGTGAGGAGCACACGGGACAGGGACCAGCCCAACGTCTCCTCTGCCTGCTTGGAGTTCAAGTGCAGCGGGATGCTCTACGACCAGGACCGTGTGGACCGCACGCTGGTGAAGGTCATCCCCCAGGGCAGCTGCCAACGAGCCAGTGTAAACTCTATGCTGCATGAGTACCTGGTCAACCACCTACCGCTGGCGGTCAACAACAACACCAGCGAGTACACCATGCTGGCGCCCTTGGACCCACTGGGCCACAACTATGGCATCTACACTGTCACTGACCAGGACCCTCGCACGGCCAAGGAGATTGCGCTCGGCCGGTGCTTTGATGGCACATCCGATGGCTCGTCCAGAGTCATGAAGGCCAATGTGGGAGTGGCCCTCACCTTTAACTGCGTAGAGAGGCAGGTGGGCCGTCAGAGTGCCTTCCAGTACCTCCAGAGCACCGCGGCCCAGCCCGCCCCTGAAAGCAGTGTCAGGGGAAGAGTGCCCTCAAGGAGGCAGCGGGCAAGCCAGGGCAGCCAGCGTGGAGGGGTGGCCTCTCTGAGGTTTCCCGGGGCTGCTCAGCAGCCTCTGAGCGACTGAGGCTTGTGATActtcccttctcctgccatctCACGTGACAGTCGTGTGGGACTGATGCCCAAACTGTCACTCGGTTAATTTAAGCCCATCTGTTCTGGTGCAACTTGCGTGTTTGGTTCTTCATTCCTTCACTTACTTATTGTCTTTGTCTCGTGACCCTGATTGGCATGAAGCCCCTGAAATGTCAGAATAAAGCCCCACTGTCCTGTTCTCTCTCTACAAGAAACACAAGAAATTGGCCGTGGGCAAACTCTGTGGCTTCAAGCGTTCTTCATTTAGTGCCCTACCTGgaaatgtctttcattttcttttttgcatggTTTTGCCCACCTCTAATGATAGCCGGATGTTGAAGGTCAAATAATCAATATAAAGCATATTTCTTGGCCTGGCTCCATAGGATGTAAGCAAGGCCTACATCACAGTTCATACATATAAAAGGtggtgaaataaagaaataaactataTTGTTATTTGAAATGTTACTAACATTTCTTTGCTGAATCTGGAACTCCAGTGCATGTTCAGTGTTACAGTGTTGAATATATGGTAATCATATTTCCTCTGCCAAATCTGGGAAAAACATCACCTGGTATCCACAACTGCACTCCGTTGCTAACTATATTAATTGTTTCCTTTTATATTGTTCTTGCTAGAAGCCCAGTGTGGCCCAGCACAGATGTCAATAAATGCACATTTTGTACTTGATTTTGAGGTCACTGACCTGTCTTTACCATTAAAGTGAGCTAACTGCTCAGAGGGACAGAGGGGTCTCTGGAAAATGGTCACAAGGTGGCATGAGGCATAGCGCCGCCTAACCCCAAAGTTACAGGGCTGGGTGACTAGGCACATATTCTAGTGGTCAAGTTTGTTCTCATGGGTCATATTTTCCATTTGCAGAGAAGAGCAGAGATTCCTGGAGTTGAAAGCATGTTCTGGGCCCCTGAACAAAGCTGAAAACatgtcctgatttttttttttttcatcccttcCAATACTGGGGAGCTTATACAATGGTTTGGCCCACGGTCCTTTGGCAACCCCCTACGGTGTGCTGCCTTCTCCAGCTGGCTTGGCTGGCCTCACTCAGAAGgatgggctttttatttttttcattccaaGCTCTTCTAAAGATGCCCAGCTTTTCCAGACACCAGACCTCTGTTGTGTATAACAGCCTCTGTCCCTTGAGTAAAACGACTGGTCCAAatggacagtttttttttttttttttgaaaaggtgTTTGGTTTAAAATAGTATATCAGAGGCCTAGATGGTGCCAGAGTGATCCTGGGGGCATCCACAGCCAGGGTTGAGTAAGATGCACTGACTGCCTCTTTGCCAACCTCTCCAGAATCTATTATGAAAGAGGCCAAGGGGTGAGGAGAGGGCATCACTTACAATCAGGACAAAATGCTCTCCCTGATCCCCTGGCAGGCCTGGGGCAGCTCCTTTTGGCCACCTCCAGTCTGGCCTGGGTTTGTACTCTTGGCTCAGCATCTGCCCAGTTCCCAGGGGTTTGGTTCATAATTGACTAGAAATTTCTCTGGCTAGGCACCCCACTCCCATGACCTCTGAGAGTTAGTGTATGCAGGGCTAGGGCCTCGCAGCTCTGTGATTGCTCCTTAACCTACTTCCAGGCTATACTTCCCAGGGAGTGGCTCCCACTGACTTCACTGGCTGGGATGACGGGGGGAGTGGCTTTGGCTGCCCCTGCCAAGGAGTCAGTGCTCAGTGATCTATAGCACAGTTGCCTCCCTGCTTCAACCTGATCGTCCAGTTTCCTGCAAACTCATCAGAAGGGGTTGCTGGGGAAAGTGGGCTGACTGGGCTCCCAACCCCTGaccttctctttctgttctccaTTGAGGACCTGAATAAATGGACTCCAGCAAGTGGCAGCTGCTggagtccattttttttttttccttgctcaccagatatttattgagtgcctattcTATGCAAAGCCATGTGTGCAAGTAGACAGGTCTTCAtgagtatataaaatatactacATGGACtctccaggtggtccagtggttaagaatctgccttgcaatacaggggatgtaggatttgatccctggcctgggaactgagatcccacatgccacagggcaactaagtctgctcaccacaactagggaatcctgcatgcctcaactaagactcaatgcagccaaaaagagcaaagaaaataagcaaaccTACACATAGTGGCACCAGCTTTGGAGGGGTTGGTGGCCAGAGGAGTCTTCTTAGAGGAGATGATGTCTACTTTGAGGTCTGAATGACAGGAGCTGGTATGCTGAAGGTGTGGTTTGTCAGGAGCAAGGGCCACAAGCAGAAACGATTTGTGCAAAACCAGGAAGGTGGAGgttgggaggggagggcagataCCTCTCTTTCAGACAAGGAACACCGCTGAGTTGAGCTCATGACACCTACTTTTTAAGCATTTTGCTTCTGCAGACAGACAGTCTTCCTTGCTAGCTGTCTGACTTTGGTTAAGtcattttcctcacctgtaaatgaAGGggttggaggacttccctggtggtctagtggttaagactgcttcCACCACAGGgagcacgggttcgatccctggtcaaggaacccaCATGCTACTCTACACAgccaaaatcaatcaatcaataaacaaatgggttggttgtacacctaaaactaatatctaaattataagtaaataggaaaaaaattaaatggaggaTTTGTCTAGACTGACTCTAAACCATCTCTAAAGTCCTTTCCAAGCTCTTCACTGAGGCTAAAGAGCTCAGTTCCCAAGATGCCTTTGCTTTAACAAACAGCGGATGATTCACTGGGTGTTCCCTTCCCCTGCGGAGACTGCAGACTGGACGGACAAAACATTCATTTCAGAACAGCCCCGGGGTTTTGGGCTCGGCCTGCTGTGCCCTGGCGGATAACCCAGTTACTGAGAGTGAACTGTAAGAAGACAGATGCCAGATGGCGGGGAGGAAGGGCACAGACAGGAAGGTCGAGGGGCCGATCAGACAGTTTCTGCTCCCAACCAAGGAAGCTGCAGGCAGAAAGCTTGCTGCGATTTGGAGAGTTCCAGCAGCTGGGTTGGTAGAGGAGAATGTCACCGAGACGTCAGGATGAGAACAGAGGCTTGAAAGTGAGAGAACTTAGACAAGTTGGAGGCAGTGCAGGACAGGAGGAATTTCGGGCAAAGGGCTATCAGCTAGAGCCAAGGAGTAGTGCTGGGACTGCACACGGGAAGGCTTTTGGTTGGAAGTAACAGGTGCCAGCAGACACCTGGAAGGGCCAGAACCAGGGGCTGCAAAGCCTTCAGAATCCAGGCTGTCACGTTCCGGTTTGCCCCCCCAGTTAATTATGACTTGTGGCCATTTGGTAAGTTATGCCTTTATAAATAGAAATGAAGCATCTATcttttctctctacctgatccctccagAAACTAGTTTCTTAGTTTGCCAGTAACTTTATCAGGCAAGTAACGAAAGTCAAAGTGgcctagtcgtgtccgactctttgcaaccccatggactatacagtccatggaattctccaggccagaatactggagtgggtagcctttctcttctccaggggatcttcccaacccaggagtcgaaccggggtctcctacattgcagacagattctttaccaactgagctatgagggaagcccaagtaaggAAGGCTATCTCCTAATAAGTCTTAAGGTACTTGGGAGAAAATGAGAGGAATTCATCCAAATCTATAAATACCACAGGCAGAATCTGTGACAAGGCCTTGGCATGGCTTTCCTGCCTTTGAGAGGCCTTTTAAAAGCTTAGTCTGAGATTCCTTATGAAAAGTTCCAGCACAGCCAACTTGAAAAAGAGCCTTTGAGATCAGTAGTGTggatgtgtgctgagtcacttcagtcatgtctgattctgtgtgaccctatggattgcagcccaccaggctcctttgtccatgggattctctaggtaagaatactggagagggtagccatgctctcctccaggggatcttcccaacccagggatcaaatccaagtcttctgcatcttctgcattgacagacaggttctttaccactagtgccacctgggaagcccatgtaatcAGTTACACTTGTGTAGATAATCAGGCCAAATTTATGAAAAGCAGATTTATTTCACAAACAAATTAGCCTTAATTCGGCCATATTTGGTAGAAATGAGGgtattttagagagaaaaatacatgttTCAGTGGATATTtaattctagttttgttaattgaGGTATTTACTGCTAAAGGCTCACTTCTCAGATGGCTCCTTGTTGCTATATTATTGTATGTAAAGTTTGGTTCTGCAGCTTATCACAGTCACCTATCTTTGAATGAAGATAAGTGCCATGACTTGCAACCAGCAGATTATGTATAATGGAAAAGACATCAGATAAAGGATTCTTCACAGCCACTTTCATTCTTCTGAATGAACTGCAACTCCTATTTCTGATACCCAACTTTGACTAGGATTAACACTACCAGACCAGGACAAGAAGATGACATCTGAAGTAGACAGCTGACCCAAGATGCTGGACCAGGTCTGTATACGAATTACTTAGACAATTACTCATACTTTTACTTGCGaaccaaatatattttttgcCTTGGGCTCAGTTATTTGCAAGTTTCAAAACTCAATCCAGTTTCTGGGTTTGTGGCTAGTTACCTCTGTCCAGTACTCCTAGGTTACCTTGGTGGATTTATCTTCTCTAAGGCTCTAAATAAATGGCCCCTAGCAATTttcttttagaaggaaaaaaactttAGTACCATGCAAGCTAATTTTACTGCCAGTATGATGAAGTGGGACCCTCTTAGCCAGTTAATGACAACTGTTCTGAACCTTGTCATAAGTAATAGTTTTCACTAGATATTAAATATTGGGTAGCTTCTAACAGGATCCAGTGTATTTATGGAACAAGTTTATGGCCTTGACTCTCCCCAGGTTAGTTAGAAAGACGCGCAGTTGTTTTCCCTTGGCTCAAGGTCACCTGTGGGTAGTCCTGGAAACAACCCTTGAACTCTGCCTTTAATGTGAGCATATTGAGTTCTATCAATTTTCCAGTGGTATGACCATGTGACTGAAATATTTGTTAACTCATCTTATGACACATGAAGAATCAAATTTCCGCTTTGAATGATTCTCTCCCTAGTTCAGGAAAAATACTGTGAGAATGTTTTGGTTTAGGAGAATATCGGCTTAAATCTTTACTAATGACATTGTTACTCTGTCAATTTTGATCCCATCTGTAGTTCTGTATAAATTATTGAGCATGCATAATGCACATGAAAGATAAAATAGGCATAAATTGCATTGGAAAACTTGGAATTGACCATTCATCTTTGCCAGACATCTTACCAGTACAGCCCcctaaaaggaaagataaaacagAGATATGAAAACCTGACATGGGCAGACATGATAGACCTAGGGCAGGTAAGCAATCCCCTTAACATTGAGGGACAAAATACTTGATCAACTAACGCTTTCTCACTAAAGATTAAtgatcaagggacttccctggtggtccagtggttaagactccacactcccactgcagggggcacaggttcaacccctggtcagggaactaagatcctgcatgtcacacagcaaaaaaaaagaaaaaggaatattatCACATAAGGAGTTCTGGTTAATGCAGATGTACAATACACACTAAAAGGGAGGGAAGAGGCCCAAAcaggcagagaaaaaaatttgcttaatttttttggccataaaaatctgaatttaatTTCATCAGTCTCAATTTAACTCAGTCTTGCTCTATATGCTCTACAAATactgtctgtttctttttaagttcCTCTCTCTAATCAGTCTGTTTTTCAACCTCTCCCTCTTACTGTGTGGTCTCTCCTCTCTGTAGGAGCCCCAAGTTTCTTTGCAGCTCAGCTTTCTCTGCTCCCCAGGGCTTATAGAAGAGGTGGGCATCTTTCTTCAAGCTAATGAAGACTGGTGACCTAAGCCCAGATTCCTTGGAGAATCTGATTGGCTCAtggtcaggccactcaagatggctgttctcttgtTCTTTGTACTGCCTCTGCTCAACCAGGCCCTGTTTCACTCACATGAATATCCAGCATCTTAATTATAGGGCTTAATTAGTAACTATGTGCTTGCCCCCTGCCCTggctgctggtttccctggtaactgatgagtCAACCTGACTTCAATTCCCTTCACCCCCCAAGTATCGAAGATTGCTGCCATGTCTTGTCTGCTGTCTGCTGTACACAGTGGGGCAGATCTCCAGGACCTTTCGGTTTAGATGTGTAAGAACCTCTGTCCAATAAACCATTACTATCTGTTACTGTCTCTCGGCTCTTTGGTCCTGAGGCTAGGCTACAAGGCTTACTAGGCCTGCAGGTGCAGCCCAAC harbors:
- the LOC122704840 gene encoding cartilage intermediate layer protein 1 isoform X2 gives rise to the protein MAGTKACMFFLLVLEITSALGRQMMLTQSVRRVQPGKRTSGVFVKPANLLDRSLRRDTERSLWSLWSPWSKCSAACGHPGVQTRSRTCLAETVSLCSEATEEGRHCMEQACSACDLTCPMGKPNAECDACMCQDFVLYGAVSLPGGAPAPGAAVYLLSKTPKLLTRTDSSGRFRVPGLCPDGKSILKITKTKFVPIHLTVPKTRLKAATIRAEFVRAETPYIVMNPETKARRAGQSVSLCCKATGKPKPDKYFWYHNNTLLDPSLYKHDSKLVLRNLQRDQAGEYFCKAQSDAGAAKSRIAQLTVIAPDEIPCNPTPESYLIRLPHDCFQNATNSFYYDVGRCPVKTCAGQQDNGIRCRDAVEHCCGISKTEERDIQCSGYTLPTKVATECSCQRCTETRRIVRGRVSAADNGEPLRFGHVYMGNTRVSMTGYKGTFTLHVPQDTERLVLTFVDRMQKFVNTTKVLPFNKKGSAVFHEIKMLRRKEPITLEAMETNIIPLGDMAGEDPMAELEIPSKSFYRQNGEPYLGKVKASVTFLDPRNISTATAAQSDLNFINDEGDTFPLRTYGMFSVDFRDEATSESLNVGKVKVHLDSTQVKMPEHVSMMKLWSLNPDTGLWEEEGDFKPESQRRNRREDRTFLVGNMEIRERRLFNLDVPESRRCFIKVRAYRSERFLPSEQIQGVVVSVINLEPRTGFSSNPRAWGRFDSVLTGPNGACLPAFCDDQSPDAYSAYVLASLAGEELEAVESSPKFNPNAIGVPQPYLNKLKYRRTDHEDPRVKKTAFQISMAKPRPNSAEEGNGPIYAFENLQACEDAPPSAAHFRFYQIEGDRYDYNTVPFNDDDPMSWTEDYLAWWPKPMEFRACYIKVRIVGLPEINVRSRNMGGTHRRTVGKLYGIRDVRSTRDRDQPNVSSACLEFKCSGMLYDQDRVDRTLVKVIPQGSCQRASVNSMLHEYLVNHLPLAVNNNTSEYTMLAPLDPLGHNYGIYTVTDQDPRTAKEIALGRCFDGTSDGSSRVMKANVGVALTFNCVERQVGRQSAFQYLQSTAAQPAPESSVRGRVPSRRQRASQGSQRGGVASLRFPGAAQQPLSD
- the LOC122704840 gene encoding cartilage intermediate layer protein 1 isoform X1 — protein: MAGTKACMFFLLVLEITSALGRQMMLTQSVRRVQPGKRTSGVFVKPANLLDSPGEWTTWFNIDHPGGQGDYERLDAIQFYYGDRVCARPLRLEARTTSWTPAGSTGQVVHGSPLEGFWCLNREQRPGQNCSNYTVRFLCPPGSLRRDTERSLWSLWSPWSKCSAACGHPGVQTRSRTCLAETVSLCSEATEEGRHCMEQACSACDLTCPMGKPNAECDACMCQDFVLYGAVSLPGGAPAPGAAVYLLSKTPKLLTRTDSSGRFRVPGLCPDGKSILKITKTKFVPIHLTVPKTRLKAATIRAEFVRAETPYIVMNPETKARRAGQSVSLCCKATGKPKPDKYFWYHNNTLLDPSLYKHDSKLVLRNLQRDQAGEYFCKAQSDAGAAKSRIAQLTVIAPDEIPCNPTPESYLIRLPHDCFQNATNSFYYDVGRCPVKTCAGQQDNGIRCRDAVEHCCGISKTEERDIQCSGYTLPTKVATECSCQRCTETRRIVRGRVSAADNGEPLRFGHVYMGNTRVSMTGYKGTFTLHVPQDTERLVLTFVDRMQKFVNTTKVLPFNKKGSAVFHEIKMLRRKEPITLEAMETNIIPLGDMAGEDPMAELEIPSKSFYRQNGEPYLGKVKASVTFLDPRNISTATAAQSDLNFINDEGDTFPLRTYGMFSVDFRDEATSESLNVGKVKVHLDSTQVKMPEHVSMMKLWSLNPDTGLWEEEGDFKPESQRRNRREDRTFLVGNMEIRERRLFNLDVPESRRCFIKVRAYRSERFLPSEQIQGVVVSVINLEPRTGFSSNPRAWGRFDSVLTGPNGACLPAFCDDQSPDAYSAYVLASLAGEELEAVESSPKFNPNAIGVPQPYLNKLKYRRTDHEDPRVKKTAFQISMAKPRPNSAEEGNGPIYAFENLQACEDAPPSAAHFRFYQIEGDRYDYNTVPFNDDDPMSWTEDYLAWWPKPMEFRACYIKVRIVGLPEINVRSRNMGGTHRRTVGKLYGIRDVRSTRDRDQPNVSSACLEFKCSGMLYDQDRVDRTLVKVIPQGSCQRASVNSMLHEYLVNHLPLAVNNNTSEYTMLAPLDPLGHNYGIYTVTDQDPRTAKEIALGRCFDGTSDGSSRVMKANVGVALTFNCVERQVGRQSAFQYLQSTAAQPAPESSVRGRVPSRRQRASQGSQRGGVASLRFPGAAQQPLSD